ACAACAATGCCAATCTGTCAAAATGGCGATGGTTTATTATTCTGCAATAATCCGTGCTATCTATTGGATCATTACCATAAAACTGTATCAAAGTTTTTTTTATGGATTCAACAAGCTGCGATTTAACTTCCCTGTCAACTAGCAGATAATCGGGTGCTACACAAGTCTGTCCCGCATTTAAAAATTTACCCCATGCAATACGTTTAGCAGCATATTCAATATTTATATCCTTATCAACTATACAAGGACTTTTCCCTCCCAATTCCAATGTAACCGGAGTGAGATTTTCAGCTGCCGCTTGCATTACAATCTTCCCAACATTCGTACCACCTGTATAGAATATATAATCAAAACGCTGTTTAAGGAGCTGCTGAGCTACTTTGGCATCCCCTTCTATGGCATATACATATCTATTATTGAAGTTTTTATTTATAAGATTTGCCATGACTTTAGAAGTATTTGGCGATAACTCCGACGGCTTTAAAATAGCACAGTTTCCCGCTGCCATAGCTCCTATCAATGGACTTATAAGGAGCTGTACCGGATAATTCCAAGGGCTTATAATAAGAGCTACTCCATATGGTTCGGGCAAGATATAACTCTTTGCACCAAAGTATGCCTTTGGAGTCTTTACTTTTTTAGGCATGGCATATTTTTCTAAGTTTTTTATTGTATGCTCAATCTCCCCAAGCACAAATCCCACTTCTGTCATATAACCTTCTTCATGAGATTTGTGTAAATCGAATTTTAATGCATCTAATATTTCTTCCTCATTTCGCTCTATAATCTCTTTGAGTTTTATGAGCTGCTCCCGCCTAAAATCCAAATCAAGTGTGACGCCGCTATTAAAATACTCCCTTTGATTGGATAAAATAATATCAAGCATATTATTGCCTCCCCATAGGCTTTCTAATATTCAATAACTATATTCCATTATACATCAATAAAGAATATATATCCATATTATGAACCTATTAGTATGAAAAATCACGAAATAATAAACTCTCATAGGAAATTCATGAAAATTTCGGGCATAGAACATCTTTAGGACATCTTATTCACTTTATAGTCATATTGATTAAAATCTTTAGGTATTATATCATATATTTAAAGGGAGATGAAAATATGTAAATGATAGAAAGTTCAATAAAATATAAGGAGGATTGATTTTCATCGATACCGATTCTGAACTGCCCCATAATAATGTGGGCATTGTATTTAAAGACAAAAAAGATGCCGTTAGAGATGAACTTATACCATATACAAAGGCTATACATGCTGATATATGTATAAATGATTCTTCTAATAAATCAATAGTTATAGGATATATGAATGGTCATTTTTTTAACTTATCACTATTTTGTTTGCACAAAAGATCAAAACAGATAATAGTACTTTTAAGGGCTTATAATGAAGAAACTTTTGATATCTGCCGCAATCTATGCAAAGAAACCAATTGTTTTAAAGGAAATGGGCAAAATATTTTTCATCTTGACAGATTTTATATAAAACCTGAATACAGAGGAATGGGCATAGGAACTTCTGCATATATAGAATTTTATAATATGCTTCCCCTCTATTTACATCAAAAGATTCGATATATTGGGTTGTTCCCTGATCCTATTACCAATGATCTAAATTTTGATTCCATGTATGATATGCCAAAATCAAAGCGAGATCTAACTATACAAAAGTTGAAGCAATTTTATTCCTCTTTGGGTTTTAAGGAAATGAAGATAAAGACTGAGTATATGTATACGGATTGCTATAATACTTCATACAATAGACCTTTTGCAGATTGGGATAGTGTAAATACACACTAATCGTATATTAAAGGGCAAATAACGGGATTGTCTAAGAAATTAATCCCGTTATTTGCCCTTTAAACAGCCTAACCATAATTTCAAGTAAAATAATCCTTCCGACTTTAGGAAATTATCTCCCCTTGATTATTTATAACTATTTCCTGATAAGGCACTATAGTACCCGATTGTAGCATTGCAAATCTTACTGCATTTATAATACCACCACAGCATGGTACCTCCATTCTAGCAACAGTAATACTATTTACATCATTTTTACTAAGTATCTCAGTTAGCTTTTCCTTATAATATTCATTATCATCTAATTTAGGACAGCCTATGAGAGTTATACGATCTTTTATAAACTT
This region of Xylanivirga thermophila genomic DNA includes:
- a CDS encoding aldehyde dehydrogenase, with the protein product MLDIILSNQREYFNSGVTLDLDFRREQLIKLKEIIERNEEEILDALKFDLHKSHEEGYMTEVGFVLGEIEHTIKNLEKYAMPKKVKTPKAYFGAKSYILPEPYGVALIISPWNYPVQLLISPLIGAMAAGNCAILKPSELSPNTSKVMANLINKNFNNRYVYAIEGDAKVAQQLLKQRFDYIFYTGGTNVGKIVMQAAAENLTPVTLELGGKSPCIVDKDINIEYAAKRIAWGKFLNAGQTCVAPDYLLVDREVKSQLVESIKKTLIQFYGNDPIDSTDYCRIINHRHFDRLALLLQDGNIVAGGRLNREKLYISPTIIDDISLDDPVMQDEIFGPILPVIEYTGLNQAIDMVNSREKPLALYFFSKDKEKQRFVLEHTSSGGVCINDTIIHMTTKWLPFGGVGMSGVGKYHGKASFDIFSNMKSVLKNHYVFDIAQKYPPYKTPIYKLRRLMKFL
- a CDS encoding GNAT family N-acetyltransferase; its protein translation is MIFIDTDSELPHNNVGIVFKDKKDAVRDELIPYTKAIHADICINDSSNKSIVIGYMNGHFFNLSLFCLHKRSKQIIVLLRAYNEETFDICRNLCKETNCFKGNGQNIFHLDRFYIKPEYRGMGIGTSAYIEFYNMLPLYLHQKIRYIGLFPDPITNDLNFDSMYDMPKSKRDLTIQKLKQFYSSLGFKEMKIKTEYMYTDCYNTSYNRPFADWDSVNTH